One window of Pyrus communis chromosome 12, drPyrComm1.1, whole genome shotgun sequence genomic DNA carries:
- the LOC137710000 gene encoding uncharacterized protein, whose translation MQNQAKEVNELKKQMGQMAEFLGQIRENGKLPSTTVVNPKGGFESAKAITLRSGKEVGNKEDEKIRIEEEEKNHPTARVVPPMPQPSTTPHPSTSGKVVPNVVISNTNLPDVPFPRRFAQSKKEESEKDILDTFRKVQVNIPLLDAIKQVPRNGGFEPCSIIANLARPSIHENSENKDRCVHLNRRNEDALEVALVHGIGARNEGRGSLASHGMESDHIAVPPCSEVLEMVAALESLPSHSGKSPLSLLDSVLTNKLLPSIVQPPTLELKPLPSHLKYVFLGEDQTLPVIISSSLTAQEEDKLIRVLKEHKPAIGWTLADIKGISPTTCMHRILLEEGAKPSREAQRRLNPPMLEVVKKEIIKLLDCGVIYPISDSHWVSPVQVVPKKSGVTVVKNEEQELVPTRVVTGWRVCIDYRKLNAMTRKDHFPLPFLDQMLERLAGYKFYCFLDGYSGYNQIVIAPEDQEKTTFTCPFGTFAYRRMPFGLCNAPATFQRCMVSIFSDYVEKIIEIFMDDFSVFALKYLLTKKEAKPRLIRWLLLLQEFDIEIRDKKGVENVVADHLSRMVHEEASPIPETFPDEQLMSIQVLCLG comes from the exons atgcagaaccaagcaaaggaggttaatgagctgaagaagcaaatgggccaaatggccgaatttttgggacaaattcGTGAAAACGGTAAGTTACCGAGCACTACGGTAGTCAATCCCAAGGGTGGTTTCGAATCTGCGAAAGCTATCACACtaagaagtgggaaagaagtgggaaacaaggaagatgagaagatacgaatcgaagaagaggagaaaaatcaccccacggcaagggtggtacCACCCATGCCACAACCATCTACGACCCCCCATCCATCCACCTCAGGTAAGGTTGTCCCAAATGTTGTGATTTCGAACACTAATCTGCCCGATGttcctttccctcgcagatttgcgcaatcgaagaaggaagaaagcgaaaaggacattttggatacctttcgaaaagtccaagtaaacattcctttacttgatgctatTAAGCAAGTACCCAG aaatggaggattcgagccatgctccatcattgccaatcttgctaggccgtccattcatgaaaacagcgagAACAAAGATAGATGT GTACATTTGAATCGAAGgaacgaagatgcacttgaagTAGCCTTAGTGCACGGCATAGGAGCAAGAAATGAGGGTAGGGGAAGCCTGGCAAGCCACGGCATGGAATCTGACCATATTGCCGTGCCCCCTTGTAGTGAAGTGCTTGAAATGGTCGcggcccttgagtcattgccctcACACTCTGGTAAGTCTCCACTCTCACTTTTAGATTCAGTTTTGACTAACAAGTTACTTCCATCaattgtgcagccacctacacttgagttaaagccattacctagtcacttgaagtatgttttcttgggagaagaTCAGACACTACCTGTCATCATTTCTAGTTCACTCAcggcccaagaagaagacaagttgATAAGGGTGTTAAAGGAGCACAAACCtgccattggatggaccttggcggATATCAAAGGCATTAGTcccaccacatgcatgcatcgcatcctTTTGGAGGAGGGAGCCAAGCCATCTCGTGAAGCTCAACGTCGCCTTAATCCACCCATGTTGGAAGTAGTAAAAAAAGAGATTataaaattgcttgattgtggtgtTATATATCCTATTTCTGATAGTCATTGGGTGTCACCCGTGCaggttgttccaaagaagtccggagtcacggtggtgaagaatgaagaacaagAGCTTGTACCCACTCGTGTTGTGACAGGTTGGCGTGTGTGTATTGATTACAGGAAGTTAAATGCCatgacaaggaaggatcactttccaTTGCCATTCCTGGACCAAATGctagaaaggttagccggttataaattttattgctttcttgatggatattccggatataaccaaattgtgatagctccggaggatcaggaaaagacaactttcacgTGCCCCTTTGGCACCTTTGCATATCGacgtatgccatttgggttgtgcaatgcccctgcaacatttcaacgatgcatggtgAGTATATTCTCTGATTAtgtggagaagattattgagatattcatggatgattttagcgtgtttg ctctcaagtatttgctcacgaAGAAGGAAgccaagcctagactaattcgatggCTGTTGCTtttacaagagtttgacattgagattcgggataagaagggcgtggagaatgtggtggctgaccacctcaGTCGAATGGTACATGAGGAAGCATCGCCAATTCCTGAAACCTTTCCCGATGAGCAATTAATGtctatccag gttttatgtctgggatga